A segment of the Triticum urartu cultivar G1812 chromosome 1, Tu2.1, whole genome shotgun sequence genome:
GTCTTAATCTGCATACAAAGGACCAAAACAATCTCAATAGCCAATATCAGAGGTAATTCTATAGATTGACGCACTATGTTTCTAAAAAAATAGTGATACAAAACATTAATGTTTTTAAGATTTTTTTTGGAAGGACAAAACATTGCATATTACCATCAAGGTGTGCTAAGCCAATATAACCAACATAATAAAAATAGGAAGGACCATTTGCAATTTTGCATGGAGGAAAATAGAGGAGTTTATTCATGCCTGTGGGATTTCAGAGAACTTTGACATCAAATCTTCAGGAATAGACCAGTCCAATATGTTAAAGTTCTCCTTTATCCTTGTTTCATTGATGCTTTTTGGAAGCACACTCTGACCCATTTGAAGGCCCCAGCGTAGAGCAACCTGTGCAGGACTTCTCTGCAACTTCTCGGCAATAGAGATGACAATAGGGTTGCTAAGAAAGCTTGGACCCGTGAACGCAGGTGATCCAGGCCTACCTAAGGGTGAATATGCCTGCCAAAATGAAAGTAAAAAAATTATTGAACAACCTAGAGTAAACTAACCAAGGGAGAAGTGATTTTCAAGAGAAGAACCTAAAGTAAACTAACCAGGGGAAGTGTTTTTCAAGAAACTTTGGCAGTATCTTAttgaaaaagaagaagaagaagagggaaaACTACTGGTCCATTAGTGATGTTCGAAACTTACAGAAAGATGAACACCATTTGACTCGCAAAGTTCGCGGAGTTTCATTTGCTGCCAACCTGGATGGGACTCAACCTGGTTGACAGCAGGAGTTACTCTAGCAATGGCAAGCAAATCCTCCATCCTCTTACAAGAAAAGTTGCTCACGCCGATTGCACGAGCCTTGCCGGAGTCGTATAACTTCTCCATCGCCCCCCATGTAGCAGGGACATCAAGAGTAATATAGTTTTCAGCGGTTCGGACAGCTCCTTTATTAGTTCGGACTGGAGCGTGGATCTGCACAATATATTTTTTCAAAAAGGCATTCATACAGTTAAAGCAACTTTTACTTCACACTAAGCTCAGGAATGCACTTCATTCAGTTAAAACAACACTTCATCGTTCAGTAAATGTAATACTATTAGGTTTTGTTTGACCCTCTCAATCTTTTACGCCAAAGAAGCTGCTTAGAGGTGAGTCATATTTGTACTTTCGGTACTGCGTGGGGGAACAGGCATATCACAGTAGATTCACTGTTAAATGGATAGACAATCAAGCATAGAAATTTACAAGGAACAGGTCTAAGTACTCCAGTTGCAAATCTTCAAGAGTAGTGTCAATGCCCTCTGGCACATCTTCTGGGGCGTGATTACCAGACCTGCAAAATCCAAAACATCTTTTGACAACACGGCGCTGCAAATTACATACAAATGATGAAACTAGGGTAAAAAGGAATGAAGCCTAACCACAACTTAGAAGAGATAAACAAATCTTCACGCTTAACCACATAATCCTCAAACAGTTTCTTCAGAGCCAAACCAATCTATAAAAGGTGTAGATTGAATTCGCTGGGTTATATGAAAAAACATAACGGTTACAGTCTTACAGATGGACAGTTTTGTGTAGCAGAAATTACTTCAGATAAAAATAATAATGATGTCATGAGTGTCATACTCTGATGACTAACCACCAACATTTCATGAGCCTATCATTTTCCTGATCTTATAGAAAGCTATGGCTCAAGTATTACCTCCTTCTCATTGCGGTACGCTGGAGCGCAATCAATATGCCGATATCCAGCCTGCATTGTAAGTGCATCAAATTGTTAGACTTGGGTGAGATAGTATATAGTTTCATGTTTCAAGCTTAAGATTATATGGTACGCTTCAGTAGCATTTTCCAGAGCTTAAATCCAGTGGCGGAGCTTCGGTAGAAAAGAGGAAGGGCGAAAGAGAATGCAAAAGTATAATTTAGCGAGAATAGAAGCAAAAAGTGCCAAAAACTAAGTGTTCGTAGGCTAAACTGATGGAATTTTGGAACCATAGAGATAACCTCATAACCAATTTCCTGGAAAAAGAACTTATAACCAATTGTGTTGCTTGCTGTATGTACACCCCGCTCCAGATTAAATCACACACAATTTGTAGCGTGTGAGCACTTCAAGTCCGACTAAGATTCGAATTTAAGAATGGGATGCTCGTTGTTCAGAAGGTGAAGTGCGAGGTTATGAAGCGAGGTGCACGCAGATTGACACAAACCGACCTTAGCTCAGTTGGTAGAGCGGAGGACTGTAGTCGTTGCAGATAAATCCTTAGGTCACTGGTTCGAATCCGGTAGGTTGGATAACATTTTTATTTTTGCGATTTTTTAGCCAAACAACAGGAAAGTGCCCAGGTACACAGGCCTAAAATCTGAATTGAACAAATCTTACAATCTACAAAGCTTATCTGGATCAATTAACAGAGAAAATCTGTACAGATTCCATTAAAGAACCTTGAATCCGGTAGGTTGGATAACATTTTTATTTTTGCGATTTTTTTGGCAAACAACAGGAAAGTGCCCAGGTACACAGGCCTAAAATCTGAATTGAACAAATCTTACAATCTACAAAGCTTATCTGGATCAATTAACAGAGAAAATCTGTACAGATTCCATTAAAGAACCTTGAATCCGGTAGGTCGGATAACATTTTTATTTTTGCGATTTTTTTGGCAAACAACAGGAAAGTGCCCAGGTACACAGGCCTAAAATCTGAATTGAACAAATCTTACAATCTACAAAGCTTATCTGGATCAATTAACAGAGAAAATCTGTACAGATTCCATTAAAGAACCTTGAATCCGGTAGGTCGGATAACATTTTTTATTTTTGCGATTTTTTAGCCAAACAACAGGAAAGTGCCCAGATACACAGGCCTAAAATCTGAATTGAACAAATCTTACAATCTACAAAGCTTATCTGGATCAATTAACAGAGAAAATCTGTACAGATTCATTAAAGAACCTTGAATCCGGTAGGTCGGATAACATTTTTATTTTTGCGATTTTTTAGCCAAACAACAGGAAAGTGCCCAGGTACACAGGCCTAAAATCTGAATTGAACAAATCTTACAATCTACAAAGCTTATCTGGATCAATTAACAGAGAAAATCTGTACAGATTCCATTAAAGAACCTTGAATCCGGTAGGTCGGATAACATT
Coding sequences within it:
- the LOC125520447 gene encoding NADPH-dependent aldo-keto reductase, chloroplastic-like; translation: MAESFVLNTGARIPSVGLGTAKTEPGTVGEAVYAAIKAGYRHIDCAPAYRNEKEIGLALKKLFEDYVVKREDLFISSKLWSGNHAPEDVPEGIDTTLEDLQLEYLDLFLIHAPVRTNKGAVRTAENYITLDVPATWGAMEKLYDSGKARAIGVSNFSCKRMEDLLAIARVTPAVNQVESHPGWQQMKLRELCESNGVHLSAYSPLGRPGSPAFTGPSFLSNPIVISIAEKLQRSPAQVALRWGLQMGQSVLPKSINETRIKENFNILDWSIPEDLMSKFSEIPQIKTLRAEFVVHPQGIYKTVEDFWDGEI